One Methanolinea sp. DNA window includes the following coding sequences:
- a CDS encoding glycosyltransferase, with the protein MRIGILTGSEFAVPGGAERLVVDLARALDAEVVVPAYREDVVSLYDPGRRVRFCSLGHRLPAEPFRQVEGMRLFRSASLEYDFVVCIDDMAVRYLVHAVPHLYYVLTPRRALYDMYYHFLAGKSIPERAVYVPALAAARYFDRRFVWKYVRNIAAISHTVRNRIQKVYLRDAHVLYPPVHADRFTWRPSEGYWLSLGRVDKWKRIDLQVEAFRSMPEKTLVVVGRVYPGFERVVENAPPNVIWKHVLGEEEIRDLYSRCEGFLTTAIDEDFGITPVEAMASGKPVVAVREGGYQETVLDGVCGRLVAPDPREIRDAVREVGARSDEFRDVCRRRAVLFDYPVFAERARELVETCLGASRGGAQDR; encoded by the coding sequence ATGCGGATAGGGATCCTCACCGGCTCTGAGTTCGCCGTTCCGGGCGGGGCAGAGAGGCTGGTCGTCGACCTTGCCCGTGCACTGGACGCCGAAGTGGTCGTCCCGGCGTACAGGGAGGATGTCGTCTCTCTCTACGACCCGGGGAGGCGCGTCCGGTTCTGCTCCCTCGGCCACCGGCTCCCCGCGGAACCGTTCCGGCAGGTCGAGGGAATGCGGCTCTTCCGCTCCGCCTCGCTCGAGTACGATTTCGTCGTCTGCATCGACGACATGGCAGTCCGCTACCTCGTCCACGCGGTCCCCCACCTCTACTACGTGCTCACGCCGCGCAGGGCACTCTACGACATGTACTACCACTTCCTCGCGGGAAAGAGCATCCCCGAGAGGGCGGTGTACGTCCCTGCACTCGCGGCCGCGCGGTATTTCGACCGGCGCTTCGTCTGGAAGTACGTGAGGAACATCGCTGCCATCTCCCACACCGTCCGGAACCGCATCCAGAAGGTGTACCTGAGGGACGCGCACGTCCTCTACCCCCCCGTCCACGCCGACCGGTTCACGTGGAGGCCCTCCGAGGGGTATTGGCTCTCCCTCGGGAGGGTGGACAAGTGGAAGAGGATAGACCTCCAGGTCGAGGCGTTCCGGTCCATGCCGGAAAAGACCCTCGTCGTCGTGGGGAGGGTGTACCCGGGGTTCGAGCGGGTCGTGGAGAACGCTCCGCCGAACGTGATCTGGAAGCACGTCCTCGGGGAGGAGGAGATCCGCGACCTCTACTCCCGGTGCGAGGGATTCCTCACCACCGCGATCGACGAGGACTTCGGGATCACGCCGGTAGAGGCGATGGCGAGCGGAAAACCGGTCGTCGCGGTGCGCGAGGGGGGGTACCAGGAGACGGTCCTCGACGGCGTGTGCGGGCGGCTCGTCGCACCGGACCCGCGGGAGATACGCGACGCGGTGAGGGAGGTGGGGGCACGGTCCGATGAGTTCCGCGACGTGTGCCGGAGGAGGGCAGTGCTCTTCGACTACCCCGTCTTCGCGGAAAGGGCCCGCGAACTCGTGGAAACGTGCCTCGGTGCGTCCCGTGGAGGGGCGCAGGACCGGTGA